From one Rosa rugosa chromosome 4, drRosRugo1.1, whole genome shotgun sequence genomic stretch:
- the LOC133707173 gene encoding RING-H2 finger protein ATL29-like, producing MLGMSTNSNSYPPPENISSSPSITVLLTVLLLVFFFLGFFSIYFCKCFMENVLTSFQRTPSGDLVGVPVPPKEGLDPSLIQSFPTFIYASVKDFRIEKYGLECAICLVEFEDDSMLRLITACCHVFHQECIDLWLESHKTCPFCRGNLELSPTIMDKSPVLAHENAMHEINEGEESIYGQDVIRIDIKDEDEEGREGNRSDHQQNLAANVNSNVEGQQIDGQNEENETERFSRSHSTGHSIVRPRQEEDRYTLRLPEHVKIKLLRGHNWTGSCTTFGEFSRQRGSCKGGFGEVSESSSAGGEFSRKL from the coding sequence ATGCTGGGAATGTCAACGAATTCCAATAGTTACCCTCCACCGGAAAATATCAGTTCCTCTCCATCGATCACTGTCCTTTTGACCGTCCTCCTCctcgtcttcttctttcttggtTTCTTTTCTATTTACTTTTGCAAGTGTTTCATGGAAAACGTCCTCACGTCTTTTCAGCGCACACCCTCCGGCGACCTTGTGGGCGTACCTGTTCCTCCCAAAGAAGGCCTCGATCCCTCTCTAATTCAATCATTTCCTACCTTCATCTACGCAAGTGTCAAAGATTTTCGCATAGAGAAGTACGGTCTAGAATGTGCAATTTGCTTGGTGGAGTTTGAGGATGATAGCATGCTACGTCTTATAACAGCTTGTTGCCATGTCTTCCACCAAGAATGCATCGACTTGTGGCTCGAGTCTCACAAAACATGTCCCTTTTGCCGTGGAAACCTTGAATTGTCGCCAACTATAATGGACAAGTCTCCAGTGCTTGCTCATGAGAATGCCATGCACGAAATTAATGAAGGTGAAGAGTCCATATACGGTCAAGATGTTATCCGAATTGACATTAaagacgaagacgaagaagGCCGAGAAGGAAATCGTAGTGATCATCAACAAAATTTGGCTGCTAATGTAAATTCTAACGTGGAAGGTCAACAAATTGATGGACAAAATGAAGAGAACGAAACGGAAAGATTTTCGAGGTCACACTCGACAGGACACTCCATAGTTAGGCCTAGACAAGAGGAGGATAGGTATACACTCAGATTACCAGAGCATGTGAAGATAAAACTTCTTAGAGGCCACAATTGGACAGGAAGTTGTACTACATTTGGGGAGTTTTCACGACAAAGAGGCAGTTGTAAAGGTGGCTTCGGAGAGGTCTCAGAATCTAGCTCTGCTGGTGGAGAGTTTAGTAGAAAACTGTAA